One genomic region from Deltaproteobacteria bacterium encodes:
- a CDS encoding PIN domain protein, which yields MRIYLDNSCFNRPFDDQKQLRIKLETE from the coding sequence ATGAGAATATACCTTGATAATAGCTGTTTTAATCGTCCTTTTGATGACCAGAAACAACTCCGCATTAAACTTGAGACTGAAG
- a CDS encoding recombinase family protein, protein MHNQRIGYVRVSSFDQNPERQLEHVKVNKVFTDKASGKDTKRPQLDALLSFVREGDTVVVHSMDRLARNLDDLRRLVQKLTKSGVRIEFIKENLIFTGEDSPMANLMLSVMGAFAEFERALILERQREGIALAKQRGAFRGRKKSLSPDQVVKLQQRVAAGEKKAKLARELGISRETLYQYLRTDD, encoded by the coding sequence TTGCACAATCAGCGCATTGGCTACGTCCGGGTCAGCAGTTTCGACCAGAATCCGGAACGACAACTTGAACACGTCAAGGTCAACAAGGTCTTCACCGACAAAGCATCGGGCAAGGATACCAAGCGGCCACAGCTCGACGCCCTGCTGTCCTTCGTGCGCGAGGGCGATACCGTGGTGGTGCATAGCATGGACCGACTGGCGCGTAACCTCGATGATCTGCGCCGACTGGTGCAAAAACTGACAAAGAGCGGTGTGCGCATTGAGTTCATCAAGGAAAACCTAATCTTCACCGGCGAGGATTCACCGATGGCGAACCTGATGCTGTCCGTGATGGGAGCGTTCGCCGAGTTTGAGCGAGCTTTGATTCTTGAGCGGCAGCGTGAGGGCATCGCGCTCGCCAAGCAGCGCGGTGCTTTCCGGGGCCGCAAGAAGTCGCTCTCACCCGATCAGGTAGTCAAGTTGCAGCAACGGGTTGCAGCTGGCGAGAAGAAAGCCAAGCTTGCCCGTGAACTCGGCATAAGCCGCGAGACCCTGTACCAATACCTGCGAACGGATGACTGA
- a CDS encoding carboxypeptidase regulatory-like domain-containing protein yields the protein MSFKKAFKLAAFLALVSILIVGCSGKNGNNGANGPSGANGAPGISTGTLSGTVVNSATQNPIANATIALNPAVAANVSTDTNGKFTFANIPIGPYEVIVSASGYNQLTSDSIAVVAGMTLTTILSLTPGPKQSPLITWPSNYYVNSLDVGLYNVGYGSTVNITANVSDPNYSSSALTYTWTVTPYPQYGGVETLLAGANTASINFTTDNFSNLSNINYMYSFLNGITPEQARDSIIAIGPMQVGLYRIELYVTNPAGVQATSAIMVRSASKTAGVDDVPIGLPVYLNFTETTPNVTFAKPLGSSAVTSTIVATSPTTVVMFKPDVAGIYWITETTSGSSFSIAAGSWAGAYSNKVTGTYESLGYGGDGSPGTCTYCHNDVIAPNRFPPNHNITPHAVMFINGISGLLGDGTIGPSGYEPIDEAPYDNAPIDLTTNEVCLSCHTVGYDQAEPITASGFNVAMKSTGWTFPSVLQASNWTSMLGQYPTVAAFGNIQCESCHGPTNSDFHMTTRGGFANEVDAGPRIMWNAGVCAQCHDSEGPDWEVSPHATLSLAISEATIQHSPSAANCGRCHSAQGFNEYQGEISSGVNNGMQPLGGSIPFNTTQLAALGLTTPEVQPQSCQSCHDPHDVDYPGLSSQLRVYNTASLAAGFTVQSVGAGATCMLCHNTRNGLHNDSTGIADYEAPHTPSQADILMGQNSYFTGITGTTTIYVSKHANLSDTCVTCHMTFNPNNPGGAPSSHVWTINPQDKGALCQNCHGVGTTGDGLQTEVTGLLNKLDTKLSNDVQTAINFSAGTNSIYLGTTSPVATPVTVSTFISTRGQEGYVITDSSNITYTVAVSSITTGTFTGYVFPLNNAANPTATTIVEAGWNYSLVNSDGSLGIHNPTYILTILDNSIQQLP from the coding sequence ATGAGTTTTAAAAAGGCATTTAAACTTGCAGCTTTTTTGGCACTTGTAAGCATCCTGATCGTGGGATGTAGTGGAAAAAACGGGAATAACGGTGCAAATGGCCCCAGCGGGGCTAATGGTGCGCCCGGTATCAGCACGGGTACTCTGTCAGGCACGGTGGTAAATAGTGCAACCCAGAACCCTATTGCAAATGCCACGATAGCATTAAATCCGGCAGTTGCGGCAAATGTATCAACGGATACAAACGGCAAATTTACGTTCGCCAATATACCCATAGGCCCATACGAGGTGATTGTCAGCGCTTCCGGATATAATCAGTTAACGTCAGATTCAATAGCAGTAGTTGCAGGAATGACATTGACGACAATTCTGTCACTTACACCAGGACCGAAACAGTCCCCGTTGATTACATGGCCGTCTAATTATTATGTGAATTCGCTGGATGTGGGTCTTTACAATGTCGGTTATGGCTCAACAGTCAATATAACTGCGAACGTGAGCGATCCGAACTATTCTTCCTCAGCATTGACCTATACATGGACCGTCACACCGTATCCACAGTATGGAGGCGTTGAGACACTATTAGCTGGTGCAAATACCGCGTCCATCAATTTCACAACGGACAATTTTTCCAATCTCTCAAACATCAACTATATGTATTCTTTCCTTAACGGGATAACGCCGGAGCAAGCCAGAGACAGCATTATAGCAATAGGCCCAATGCAAGTAGGCCTCTACAGGATTGAGCTCTATGTAACAAACCCCGCCGGTGTTCAGGCAACATCAGCCATCATGGTAAGATCCGCAAGTAAAACAGCGGGTGTGGACGATGTGCCCATAGGTTTACCCGTTTATCTGAATTTTACTGAGACGACGCCGAATGTCACTTTTGCAAAGCCATTAGGTTCCAGTGCGGTCACTTCAACTATAGTAGCGACCTCTCCGACAACAGTGGTAATGTTCAAGCCTGATGTTGCGGGCATCTATTGGATAACAGAGACAACTTCCGGTAGTAGCTTTAGCATAGCAGCAGGATCATGGGCAGGGGCTTATTCGAACAAAGTAACAGGGACGTATGAAAGCCTGGGGTATGGCGGCGATGGCTCACCAGGCACCTGTACATACTGTCATAACGACGTCATTGCCCCTAATCGGTTCCCCCCGAACCATAATATTACACCACATGCAGTTATGTTCATAAATGGTATAAGCGGACTGCTCGGGGATGGAACCATAGGACCCTCAGGATATGAGCCCATCGATGAAGCACCTTATGACAATGCCCCTATTGATCTAACTACGAATGAAGTATGCTTAAGCTGCCATACGGTCGGCTATGATCAAGCAGAGCCTATTACTGCCAGTGGCTTCAATGTTGCAATGAAATCCACAGGCTGGACATTCCCGAGCGTGTTGCAGGCATCGAACTGGACAAGCATGCTCGGCCAATATCCGACTGTTGCAGCGTTTGGCAATATTCAGTGTGAGAGCTGTCACGGACCGACCAATTCTGACTTTCATATGACGACGCGGGGAGGCTTCGCAAACGAAGTAGATGCCGGGCCACGTATCATGTGGAATGCAGGAGTATGTGCTCAATGTCACGATTCTGAGGGTCCTGATTGGGAAGTTTCTCCGCATGCAACTCTTTCACTTGCAATAAGTGAAGCAACCATACAGCACAGCCCTTCAGCGGCCAACTGTGGCAGGTGTCATTCCGCACAGGGATTCAATGAATACCAGGGTGAGATCTCATCAGGGGTAAACAACGGCATGCAGCCCCTTGGAGGCTCTATACCATTCAACACAACCCAGCTTGCGGCACTCGGACTTACCACACCCGAGGTTCAACCGCAGTCATGTCAATCATGCCATGACCCGCATGATGTAGACTACCCGGGTCTTTCGAGCCAGTTGAGGGTATACAATACTGCATCCCTTGCTGCAGGCTTTACTGTTCAATCGGTTGGTGCTGGTGCAACATGTATGCTGTGCCACAACACAAGAAACGGCCTGCATAACGATTCTACGGGCATAGCGGACTACGAGGCACCTCATACCCCGTCTCAGGCGGACATACTTATGGGACAGAATTCATACTTCACAGGAATTACCGGGACTACGACGATCTACGTATCAAAGCATGCGAACTTGTCGGATACCTGTGTAACATGTCATATGACGTTCAATCCCAATAACCCCGGGGGCGCACCATCGTCACATGTGTGGACTATCAACCCACAGGATAAAGGTGCACTATGCCAGAACTGCCATGGTGTAGGTACTACGGGGGACGGCCTGCAGACAGAGGTTACCGGCCTGCTGAACAAGCTCGATACCAAGCTCTCCAACGATGTACAGACAGCAATCAATTTCTCTGCTGGAACGAATTCCATATATCTTGGTACTACATCGCCCGTAGCGACGCCGGTCACGGTCTCGACCTTTATTTCTACACGTGGGCAGGAAGGCTATGTGATAACCGATAGTAGTAATATAACGTATACGGTCGCTGTGAGTTCTATAACGACGGGCACGTTCACCGGATATGTATTCCCACTGAACAATGCTGCAAATCCGACAGCAACAACTATTGTTGAGGCAGGCTGGAACTATTCGCTGGTAAACAGTGACGGCAGCCTCGGCATCCACAACCCGACGTACATATTGACCATACTGGACAATTCAATACAGCAGTTGCCGTAG
- a CDS encoding fibronectin type III domain-containing protein, with translation MKKKLILMALMLIVVSCGKNSSGTSTSTKPSVPNNLTAVVNNNTVLLTWNASAQATAYNIYDSIVANGPYTKINFTTTTAFTVTGLAYGTAYYFVVTAFNSAGESSYSTPVSATTTSSTTSILYGVDMNRFEMYPELSSQGIIDTFTETEQLGVDFVRFGIDWPTVESSRNNWNKNFLSALFSMFQTYHLKMLVELSGPPSWASSNPTATDPYDYPPANYQDFYNYVQYVANYAQQHFPGIIIGYKVLNEPSNVDCMTNGGLPPTAYAHLVYEAKQAVESVSPTIPVMTGGMWSVGVSHTPPPGCPNAMSVYDYQNDFMTDSTYPVWKYVDVANLHMGVINSSQTGIWQRAINQIQGLSGMFSQYNPNIPIWVDEFAYTSLGQDQNVPGYQCNQTGNTQACEQIQANYITDALNTLIGIPQVKAVSWTFMVDDPCATSGNIDLGVLAINSPSAGYDGCENVSDADVSVKPAYSAYQSFILSHK, from the coding sequence ATGAAAAAAAAGCTGATATTAATGGCATTAATGCTCATAGTTGTCAGTTGCGGTAAAAATAGCAGCGGTACGAGTACTTCAACAAAGCCTTCGGTGCCAAATAACCTTACCGCTGTTGTTAATAATAATACTGTTTTACTTACATGGAATGCTTCTGCTCAAGCAACCGCGTATAACATTTACGATTCAATTGTAGCTAATGGACCTTATACAAAGATAAATTTTACAACGACAACAGCTTTCACAGTAACAGGATTAGCGTATGGCACGGCATACTATTTTGTTGTAACAGCTTTTAATAGTGCAGGAGAAAGTAGCTACTCAACCCCAGTCAGCGCCACAACGACATCGAGTACCACAAGCATTCTGTATGGAGTAGACATGAATCGTTTTGAGATGTATCCTGAATTATCATCCCAAGGGATAATCGACACATTTACCGAGACTGAGCAGCTCGGAGTTGATTTTGTGAGGTTTGGCATAGATTGGCCAACTGTTGAATCTTCCCGGAACAACTGGAACAAAAACTTTTTGTCTGCATTATTCAGTATGTTTCAAACGTATCATCTTAAAATGCTTGTTGAATTAAGCGGACCACCCTCTTGGGCAAGTTCAAATCCGACTGCAACCGACCCTTATGATTATCCACCTGCCAATTATCAGGACTTTTATAACTATGTGCAGTATGTAGCCAATTATGCACAGCAACATTTCCCAGGTATTATTATCGGATATAAGGTACTGAATGAACCGAGCAATGTTGATTGTATGACAAATGGAGGTTTACCGCCGACAGCATATGCCCATCTTGTTTATGAAGCGAAGCAAGCAGTTGAATCCGTATCACCAACCATTCCGGTAATGACAGGAGGCATGTGGTCAGTTGGTGTTAGCCATACACCTCCACCTGGGTGTCCCAATGCCATGAGTGTTTATGACTATCAGAATGATTTCATGACTGATTCTACATATCCTGTATGGAAATATGTTGATGTTGCGAATCTTCACATGGGCGTTATCAATTCATCGCAAACAGGTATATGGCAGCGAGCTATCAATCAAATTCAGGGACTTTCAGGAATGTTTTCACAATACAATCCAAACATTCCGATATGGGTTGATGAGTTTGCATATACATCACTTGGCCAGGACCAAAACGTACCCGGATATCAATGCAATCAAACCGGCAACACACAAGCTTGTGAACAGATACAGGCAAACTACATAACAGATGCCCTGAATACACTTATCGGAATACCGCAGGTTAAGGCTGTATCTTGGACTTTCATGGTTGATGATCCATGTGCCACATCAGGTAATATAGATTTGGGGGTTCTTGCTATTAATAGCCCAAGTGCTGGTTATGATGGCTGTGAAAATGTGTCTGATGCCGATGTGAGCGTAAAACCGGCTTATAGTGCTTATCAAAGCTTTATCCTGTCTCATAAATGA
- a CDS encoding transposase — translation MSKFKPYRKEQLYLLPPSIEDFVPEGHMAKFVYETVQGLDTTGIENKYSELGQNTYHPKILLKLLFYGYATGVRSGRKIAARCESDTAYMYLAEIYQPDFRTINDIAYPLSSIIHFYTI, via the coding sequence ATGTCTAAATTCAAACCGTATCGCAAAGAGCAATTATATCTCCTGCCGCCCAGTATAGAAGATTTTGTTCCCGAAGGACACATGGCAAAGTTTGTGTATGAGACAGTACAGGGATTGGATACCACAGGTATTGAAAATAAATACAGTGAATTAGGACAAAACACCTATCATCCCAAGATACTACTAAAATTACTTTTTTATGGATATGCAACAGGGGTGCGAAGCGGGCGGAAGATAGCAGCACGATGCGAAAGTGATACGGCATACATGTATCTTGCAGAGATATACCAGCCAGATTTCCGGACAATAAATGATATTGCTTATCCACTTTCTTCCATCATCCATTTTTATACTATCTAA
- a CDS encoding IS1595 family transposase has protein sequence MSNFQIHSVKDFMQHFNIDEKCLKYMMDIKFGEEGWQCYICHYKEYTYLPSHGSVRCKRCGHEETLTSNTIMRNTHKDLTDWFWAIYTIVTNKSGISAMELYRQMDFGSYQTAWSWLQKLRLGMVIEDRDKLQGNVEVDETYLFTGDEQGRSLSGNKVLVVCAVEVYKNYASGRVFLRHIDSASAENLESFVRDHVNKGSTIKTDGWRGYAGLKRLGYDHIPIHADTLEDISKELPRVHRVFVNLKAWIKGTHRYISKKHMQNYLNEFTVRFDNRRRPIEIFNDILKYLMFTRSRTYNDFTEPKKPVYPNPKRA, from the coding sequence ATGTCTAACTTTCAAATTCATTCTGTAAAAGATTTTATGCAGCACTTCAATATAGATGAGAAATGCCTTAAATACATGATGGATATTAAGTTTGGAGAAGAAGGCTGGCAATGTTATATATGTCATTACAAAGAGTATACTTATTTGCCTTCTCATGGCTCGGTACGTTGTAAACGATGTGGACATGAGGAAACCCTGACATCAAACACCATAATGAGGAATACGCATAAGGATTTAACAGATTGGTTTTGGGCAATCTATACAATAGTAACCAATAAATCAGGTATATCAGCTATGGAATTATACAGACAGATGGACTTCGGGAGCTATCAAACAGCATGGAGTTGGCTCCAGAAGCTCCGTTTAGGCATGGTAATAGAAGATCGGGATAAACTACAGGGCAATGTTGAAGTTGATGAAACATATCTATTTACAGGCGATGAACAAGGTAGATCGTTATCAGGGAACAAAGTCCTTGTTGTGTGTGCTGTAGAAGTTTATAAAAACTACGCATCTGGACGGGTATTTTTAAGGCATATAGATTCTGCAAGCGCAGAAAACCTTGAAAGTTTTGTGAGAGATCATGTAAATAAGGGTAGTACAATCAAAACGGACGGATGGCGTGGTTATGCAGGCTTAAAAAGACTCGGATATGATCATATCCCGATACATGCAGATACGCTAGAAGATATAAGCAAAGAACTACCAAGGGTACATCGAGTATTTGTGAATTTAAAAGCATGGATTAAAGGTACACATCGATATATCTCTAAAAAGCACATGCAGAATTATCTTAATGAATTTACGGTACGGTTTGATAACAGAAGGCGTCCTATCGAAATATTTAATGACATACTAAAATATTTGATGTTTACTAGATCAAGAACATATAACGACTTTACTGAACCGAAAAAGCCAGTGTACCCGAACCCAAAGAGAGCTTAA
- a CDS encoding IS1182 family transposase, translating to MRVCKEVGLIKIGEISIDGTKIKANAAARRTKDKGSYEKWLNNIEGEIEKILNDADETDRKEDELYGDKRGDELPEELKTKARLRDKIKSVLASLKDEEEKRNLTDKDAVFMKERSGVITPAYNCQISVSEGQIITAAETVTESNDRKQLIPMIEKSEQVTEEPVKVVLADSGYASYDNYEYLSAKSKEGYIPDQYLEKIKHEEYNKLENKYHKENFKYDKEKDLYICPEGNELRFYKERDSEEGVRKRKQMIYKGTECNTCAVKGQCTTAKYRTVAREKREELQEQMRQRLLSAEGKQIYKKRAYTVEPVFGHLKYNLGYKNFLLRSLEKVRGEFKLMCIGYNLRKIFNYRMTMSAV from the coding sequence GTGAGGGTATGCAAAGAGGTTGGTTTAATAAAGATAGGGGAGATCAGTATCGATGGAACCAAGATAAAGGCGAATGCAGCAGCTCGGAGGACCAAAGACAAAGGCTCTTATGAGAAATGGCTTAACAATATAGAGGGAGAGATAGAAAAGATTCTGAACGATGCAGACGAAACCGACCGGAAAGAAGATGAGTTATATGGAGATAAACGAGGGGATGAACTGCCCGAGGAGCTCAAGACAAAAGCCAGATTAAGAGATAAGATTAAATCGGTATTGGCAAGTTTAAAAGATGAGGAAGAAAAAAGAAATCTTACTGATAAGGATGCAGTTTTTATGAAAGAGCGGAGCGGAGTTATAACCCCAGCGTATAACTGTCAAATCAGCGTATCAGAAGGGCAGATAATCACAGCAGCGGAAACAGTAACCGAGAGTAACGACAGGAAACAGCTCATTCCGATGATAGAAAAATCAGAGCAAGTAACTGAGGAGCCAGTAAAGGTGGTATTAGCAGACAGCGGTTATGCGAGCTATGACAACTACGAATATCTATCAGCTAAAAGCAAAGAAGGGTATATTCCAGACCAATATTTAGAGAAGATAAAGCACGAAGAATACAATAAACTCGAGAACAAGTATCACAAAGAAAATTTCAAGTATGATAAAGAAAAAGACCTGTACATCTGTCCTGAGGGCAACGAGCTCAGATTTTACAAAGAGAGGGACAGTGAAGAAGGGGTAAGAAAAAGGAAGCAGATGATATACAAAGGTACAGAATGCAACACGTGCGCTGTAAAAGGTCAATGCACCACGGCAAAATACAGGACAGTAGCTCGTGAAAAACGAGAAGAGCTGCAGGAACAGATGCGACAGAGGCTGCTTTCAGCAGAAGGGAAACAGATATACAAAAAGCGAGCATACACGGTAGAACCTGTTTTTGGACACCTAAAATATAATCTTGGCTATAAGAATTTTCTCTTAAGAAGTTTGGAAAAAGTAAGAGGCGAATTTAAGCTTATGTGTATAGGGTACAATTTAAGGAAGATATTCAACTACAGGATGACGATGAGTGCAGTATAA
- a CDS encoding phospholipase D-like domain-containing protein, whose product MKNFITNSGEQHLNNRLIELIEKAEELKFLVGFFYFSGLQELYAGLKQNPDVTLKILVGLNVDKTAHGLIEYGDALKNLSDDERTFLFFKSIKTSVNTENFDNNTFYEQVRFFLDLIKQDKLILRKTHEPNHAKLYIFKLTAGQVGRNRLFITGSSNLTSSGLKEQHEFNVEISDYGVEDAEEYFDALWNKAVLVTEHEPTKARLIRLLEKDTLIKAITPFEAYAYVLKTYLDTFQGKSLGQRVIEVLRENEYKTYQYQLDAISQALAIIEQNNGVIIADVVGLGKTVIASAVAFEMKKRGIVIAPPGIVGDKRKESGWKRYLEDFHLTSLGWDAYSSGDLETVMNVVSQAKDIEVVIIDEAHRFRNQDTQDYEYLKNICRGKIVILLTATPFNNRPADIFSLLKLFITPKRSSITLSDNLEAEFDIFRIIFDKLAYISRYYTSSDSKKSNRALSLYKSIFGKDVIDIKDVKYRAHYLAKQIKEVIEPVTIRRNRLDLQKNPSYRDEVKDLSRVEDPKEWFFELTKEQSEFYDTIINKYFALPDNGGRFKGAIYKPFVYEKGKTPDLFEVDLTEEENRQYQQQANLYDFMRRLLVKRFESSFGAFRQSLINFKDITRIVKEFLDKKGKYILDRALVQKIYKEDEDTIEEALKNYAEQIRKGEYPKNHKIYEIDNFKDKQGFLSDIDADMALFDEILKQIDNLKLVAVGNDPKSACLIKNISGILNASRKKGGPKRKVIIFSEYKDTVEYLNPILKGAFDDRVLVISGNLAASEVKDINRNFDASSQEQDDTYDILLTTDKLSEGFNLNRAGMVINYDIPWNPVRVIQRVGRINRISKKVFESLNIVNFFPTEKGADLVKSREIAGNKMFLIHNALGEDAKIFDIDEAPSPSGLYNKILQNPEGMEQESFYTRLLNDYEQIKEKHPELIASFKDYPPRIKVAKKGKEDELFVVIKKGRLFVHHKRYAEIDDKPSISVVALEDIYEKIIAEENEQALPLSKKFWEHYEGSKNFRKQTTSIPKEQSLEQKSINVLNTLMRTTGYDALIPHTDFLRMLLEDIIDYGNLADYTLRRIIMFDVKNIDCTVKAIVKLKKELGEDYLYREKDSLKELTKEIIIAIENRAM is encoded by the coding sequence ATGAAGAATTTTATTACCAATAGCGGAGAACAGCATTTAAATAATCGCTTGATTGAACTGATTGAAAAGGCTGAAGAGCTGAAATTTCTTGTAGGCTTCTTTTATTTTTCAGGTCTTCAAGAGCTTTATGCGGGGCTCAAACAAAATCCAGATGTAACCCTCAAGATCCTGGTAGGATTAAATGTAGATAAAACAGCCCATGGCCTCATAGAGTACGGCGATGCATTAAAGAATCTATCTGATGACGAAAGGACCTTTCTATTTTTCAAATCCATAAAAACCTCTGTCAATACAGAGAATTTTGATAACAATACATTCTATGAGCAAGTGCGGTTTTTCCTTGATCTTATAAAACAGGATAAGCTTATTCTCAGAAAGACCCACGAGCCGAATCACGCAAAACTTTATATCTTTAAACTTACCGCGGGACAGGTTGGAAGGAACAGGTTGTTTATTACGGGCAGCAGCAACCTGACAAGCTCTGGTCTTAAAGAACAGCATGAGTTTAATGTAGAAATAAGTGACTACGGGGTTGAAGATGCAGAAGAATATTTTGATGCATTGTGGAACAAGGCTGTCTTGGTTACAGAACACGAGCCCACGAAGGCAAGGCTTATCAGGCTACTTGAGAAGGATACACTTATAAAAGCGATCACACCATTTGAGGCGTATGCCTATGTTTTAAAGACCTATCTTGACACGTTTCAGGGGAAAAGTCTTGGACAGAGGGTCATTGAGGTATTAAGGGAAAATGAATACAAGACCTATCAGTATCAACTTGATGCAATAAGCCAGGCACTGGCCATTATTGAGCAAAACAATGGTGTGATCATTGCGGATGTGGTCGGGCTTGGTAAAACGGTTATTGCCAGCGCGGTTGCCTTTGAAATGAAGAAAAGGGGCATTGTTATTGCACCGCCGGGGATCGTTGGCGATAAAAGGAAAGAATCCGGATGGAAACGGTATCTTGAGGACTTTCATCTGACAAGCCTGGGCTGGGATGCATACTCATCCGGTGATCTTGAAACGGTTATGAATGTTGTATCTCAGGCAAAGGATATTGAGGTTGTGATTATTGATGAGGCACATCGTTTCAGAAATCAAGATACACAGGATTATGAGTACCTTAAGAATATATGTAGAGGTAAGATCGTCATACTGCTTACAGCAACGCCGTTTAACAATCGGCCAGCGGATATATTTTCTTTGCTCAAATTATTTATCACACCCAAACGTTCTTCGATCACCCTGAGTGATAACCTTGAGGCCGAGTTTGATATATTTAGGATAATCTTTGATAAGCTTGCATACATAAGCAGGTATTATACATCATCAGACTCCAAGAAGAGTAATAGGGCATTAAGTCTTTATAAATCTATCTTTGGCAAAGACGTGATAGATATAAAGGATGTAAAATACCGTGCACATTATCTTGCAAAACAGATAAAGGAGGTCATAGAGCCTGTAACGATCAGGCGAAACCGGCTGGACCTCCAGAAGAATCCTTCTTACCGGGATGAAGTGAAAGATCTCTCCAGGGTTGAAGACCCGAAGGAATGGTTTTTTGAACTTACGAAAGAACAGTCAGAATTCTATGATACCATTATAAACAAGTACTTTGCCCTGCCGGACAACGGAGGCAGGTTCAAAGGAGCTATCTATAAACCATTTGTTTATGAAAAGGGTAAGACCCCGGATTTATTCGAGGTTGATCTCACAGAGGAAGAGAATCGTCAGTATCAACAGCAGGCTAACCTGTATGATTTTATGCGAAGATTGCTGGTGAAGCGGTTTGAAAGTTCATTCGGCGCATTCAGGCAGAGCTTGATAAACTTCAAAGACATTACACGTATAGTCAAAGAATTTTTAGATAAAAAGGGCAAATATATCCTTGACCGCGCACTGGTTCAAAAGATCTATAAGGAAGATGAGGATACAATAGAAGAAGCGCTAAAAAACTATGCAGAGCAAATACGAAAGGGCGAGTATCCTAAGAACCACAAGATCTATGAGATAGATAATTTTAAGGACAAGCAAGGATTTCTCAGTGATATTGATGCTGATATGGCTCTATTTGATGAAATCTTAAAGCAAATAGATAACCTTAAGCTTGTTGCTGTTGGTAATGACCCGAAGTCAGCATGCCTTATCAAAAATATCAGCGGCATTCTCAATGCATCCAGAAAAAAAGGTGGGCCTAAACGGAAGGTCATTATCTTTTCAGAGTATAAGGATACTGTGGAGTATTTAAACCCTATATTAAAAGGAGCTTTTGATGATAGGGTTCTCGTTATATCTGGCAATCTTGCGGCAAGTGAGGTTAAGGATATTAATAGAAATTTTGACGCTTCCAGTCAGGAACAGGATGATACATACGATATACTTCTTACAACAGATAAGCTTTCCGAGGGCTTTAACCTGAACAGGGCAGGCATGGTTATAAACTACGATATTCCATGGAATCCCGTACGCGTAATCCAGAGAGTCGGCAGGATCAACCGTATTAGCAAAAAGGTATTTGAAAGCCTGAATATCGTGAATTTTTTCCCCACAGAAAAAGGAGCGGATCTGGTTAAGTCACGGGAGATTGCGGGAAACAAGATGTTTCTCATTCACAATGCACTTGGTGAGGATGCAAAGATCTTCGATATAGATGAGGCGCCAAGCCCTTCGGGGTTGTATAATAAGATACTTCAAAATCCAGAGGGAATGGAGCAAGAAAGTTTTTATACAAGGCTCCTGAATGATTATGAGCAGATAAAAGAAAAGCATCCGGAGCTGATAGCATCATTCAAGGATTACCCGCCAAGGATAAAGGTTGCCAAAAAGGGTAAGGAGGATGAGCTCTTTGTTGTCATTAAAAAGGGGAGGCTGTTTGTCCATCATAAAAGATATGCTGAGATTGATGATAAGCCATCCATATCAGTAGTTGCATTGGAAGATATATACGAAAAGATTATAGCCGAAGAAAATGAACAAGCTTTGCCATTAAGTAAGAAGTTCTGGGAGCATTATGAAGGGAGCAAGAACTTCAGAAAACAAACAACGAGCATCCCAAAAGAACAAAGCCTTGAGCAAAAATCGATCAATGTCTTGAATACGCTTATGAGAACTACTGGCTATGACGCATTGATTCCTCATACAGATTTCTTGAGAATGCTTTTAGAGGACATCATTGATTACGGAAATCTTGCTGATTATACATTGCGCCGAATAATCATGTTTGATGTTAAGAATATAGACTGCACAGTAAAAGCAATAGTAAAGCTTAAAAAGGAGCTTGGTGAAGACTATCTTTACAGAGAAAAGGACAGTCTCAAGGAACTGACAAAGGAGATCATCATTGCCATAGAGAATAGGGCTATGTAA